The following are encoded in a window of Cupriavidus oxalaticus genomic DNA:
- a CDS encoding ABC transporter ATP-binding protein, protein MSAPTEPEREPAASPAPARRTAVIEVRELVKRFGKAVVHDHLNLDVWRGEVLSIVGGSGSGKTVLLRQIVGLERPTSGCIKVFGEDPAKLRPAQLQALRNRWGLQFQRGALFSALSVIDNIALPLRELRALPDNLICRAALLKLQLVGLSARDADKMPSDLSGGMIKRVALARALALEPELLFLDEPTAGLDPMASDDYVALIRELRRELGLTVVMITHDLDTLVALSDRVAVLADHKVIAAAPIPDVVKVDHPFIREYFLGERAQRALLALPQAARFPQPAAPPGEA, encoded by the coding sequence ATGAGCGCGCCAACGGAACCGGAACGGGAACCGGCAGCATCGCCCGCGCCGGCGCGGCGTACCGCGGTGATCGAGGTGCGCGAGCTGGTCAAGCGCTTCGGCAAGGCCGTGGTGCACGACCATCTCAACCTGGACGTGTGGCGCGGCGAGGTGCTGTCGATCGTGGGCGGCTCGGGCAGCGGCAAGACCGTGCTGCTGCGCCAGATCGTGGGGCTGGAGCGGCCGACCTCGGGCTGCATCAAGGTGTTCGGCGAAGACCCGGCCAAATTGCGCCCGGCGCAGCTGCAGGCGCTGCGCAACCGCTGGGGGCTGCAGTTCCAGCGCGGCGCGCTGTTCTCGGCGCTGTCGGTGATCGACAATATCGCACTGCCGCTGCGCGAGCTGCGCGCGCTGCCGGACAACCTGATCTGCCGGGCGGCGCTGCTCAAGCTGCAGCTGGTGGGCCTGTCGGCGCGCGATGCGGACAAGATGCCGTCGGACCTGTCCGGCGGCATGATCAAGCGCGTGGCGCTGGCACGCGCGCTGGCGCTGGAGCCGGAACTGCTGTTCCTCGACGAGCCCACCGCCGGGCTCGACCCGATGGCTTCGGACGACTACGTCGCGCTGATCCGGGAACTTCGGCGCGAGCTGGGGCTCACGGTAGTGATGATCACGCACGACCTCGACACGCTGGTGGCGCTGTCCGACCGCGTCGCGGTGCTGGCCGACCACAAGGTCATCGCCGCCGCGCCGATCCCTGACGTGGTAAAGGTGGACCACCCCTTCATCCGCGAATATTTCCTGGGCGAACGCGCCCAGCGCGCCCTGCTGGCGCTGCCGCAGGCCGCTCGGTTCCCTCAGCCCGCGGCGCCCCCCGGAGAAGCATGA
- a CDS encoding MlaE family ABC transporter permease, with protein sequence MERQTTPDFHITRGDGTVSVALRGDWTALALAGCHQARQLRAQLHELAQAPEHAQWSLAEVQRLDHIGGQLLWQAWDGKMPPQIEASEGQRRVFERIAAVQDEGWKKHMVDRFNPVTLFGANVLSFGAQLATGITMLGQLTFDLLRFARMPQRGPWREVSANIYNVGYKALGITALVGFLIGIVLSYLSANQLRVFGASTFIVNILGMAVIRELGPVLAAILIAGRSGSAITAQIGVMRVTEELDAMRVMGISHGFRLIMPRVIALAISMPLLVAWTDVMALAGGMVAARMQLGISAAFFLRELPDAVPVANLWLGLGKGVAFGILIALTACHFGLRIKPNTQSLGEGTTASVVTSITIVILADAVFAILFKDVGI encoded by the coding sequence TTGGAACGCCAGACGACGCCAGACTTCCATATCACGCGCGGGGACGGGACCGTCAGCGTAGCGCTGCGTGGCGACTGGACCGCGCTCGCGCTGGCCGGCTGCCACCAGGCGCGCCAGCTGCGCGCGCAGCTGCATGAACTGGCGCAGGCGCCGGAGCACGCGCAATGGTCGCTGGCCGAGGTGCAGCGGCTGGACCATATCGGCGGACAGCTGCTGTGGCAGGCGTGGGACGGCAAGATGCCGCCGCAGATCGAGGCCAGCGAGGGCCAGCGTCGTGTGTTCGAGCGCATCGCGGCGGTGCAGGACGAAGGCTGGAAGAAGCACATGGTGGACCGTTTCAACCCGGTTACGCTGTTCGGCGCCAACGTGCTGTCGTTCGGCGCGCAGCTGGCCACCGGCATCACCATGCTGGGCCAGCTGACGTTCGACCTGCTGCGCTTCGCGCGCATGCCGCAGCGCGGCCCCTGGCGCGAGGTCTCGGCCAATATCTACAACGTCGGCTACAAGGCGCTCGGCATCACCGCGCTGGTCGGGTTCCTGATCGGCATCGTGCTGTCGTACCTGTCGGCGAACCAGCTGCGCGTGTTCGGCGCCAGCACGTTTATCGTCAATATCCTCGGCATGGCGGTGATCCGCGAACTGGGGCCGGTGCTGGCGGCGATCCTGATCGCGGGCCGGTCCGGCTCGGCCATCACCGCGCAGATCGGCGTGATGCGCGTCACCGAGGAACTCGATGCCATGCGCGTGATGGGGATCTCGCACGGCTTCCGGCTGATCATGCCGCGCGTGATCGCACTGGCCATCTCGATGCCGCTGCTGGTGGCGTGGACCGACGTGATGGCGCTGGCCGGCGGCATGGTGGCAGCGCGCATGCAACTGGGCATCAGCGCCGCGTTCTTCCTGCGCGAGCTGCCCGACGCGGTGCCGGTGGCCAACCTGTGGCTGGGGCTGGGCAAGGGCGTGGCGTTCGGCATCCTGATCGCGCTGACGGCGTGCCACTTCGGGCTGCGCATCAAACCCAATACGCAGAGCCTGGGCGAAGGCACCACCGCGTCGGTGGTGACCTCCATCACCATCGTGATCCTGGCCGACGCGGTGTTTGCCATCCTGTTCAAGGACGTGGGGATATGA
- a CDS encoding biotin--[acetyl-CoA-carboxylase] ligase, with product MPDAPDTSLTPASGPSAPWRIDPAALRAALSPALRDWTLELVEETGSTNADLTAACRQVPWSDAGWLRLAYRQTAGRGRLGRPWQGQAGMTFSVALPFALAPAQLTGLSLAVGLALAEALGDVDARLGARVGLKWPNDLQIDGRKLAGILIESVPAGPNRIWAVIGIGLNLVRDAQMEAALGRELAGVAEAMPGFDASRDAARLLAAVVERLASMRTAFLAHGFGPMAPRWSAADAYRDQPVRLLHDGKVIAEGMARGVDEAGQLLLETPAGLERVASGELSLRPAPGQEDGA from the coding sequence ATGCCAGACGCCCCTGACACCTCTCTCACGCCCGCATCGGGCCCGTCCGCCCCCTGGCGCATCGACCCCGCCGCCCTGCGCGCCGCGCTGTCGCCGGCGCTGCGCGACTGGACGCTGGAACTGGTTGAAGAAACCGGCTCGACCAATGCCGACCTGACCGCCGCGTGCCGGCAGGTACCCTGGTCAGACGCCGGCTGGCTGCGCCTGGCCTACCGCCAGACCGCCGGGCGCGGGCGCCTGGGCAGGCCGTGGCAGGGGCAGGCGGGCATGACCTTCTCGGTGGCGCTGCCGTTCGCGCTGGCGCCGGCGCAACTCACCGGCCTGAGTCTGGCGGTGGGACTGGCACTGGCCGAGGCCCTCGGCGATGTCGATGCGCGCCTGGGCGCGCGCGTCGGCCTGAAATGGCCGAACGACCTGCAGATCGACGGGCGCAAGCTGGCCGGCATCCTGATCGAATCGGTGCCGGCCGGCCCCAACCGGATCTGGGCCGTCATCGGCATCGGCCTGAACCTGGTGCGCGATGCGCAGATGGAAGCCGCGCTGGGCCGCGAGCTCGCCGGCGTGGCCGAGGCCATGCCGGGCTTCGATGCCAGCCGCGACGCGGCGCGCCTGCTGGCCGCGGTGGTGGAGCGGCTGGCATCGATGCGCACCGCGTTCCTGGCCCATGGCTTCGGGCCGATGGCGCCGCGCTGGTCCGCCGCCGATGCCTACCGCGACCAGCCGGTGCGGCTGCTGCACGACGGCAAGGTGATCGCCGAAGGCATGGCGCGCGGCGTCGACGAGGCCGGCCAGCTGCTGCTGGAAACGCCGGCGGGGCTGGAGCGGGTCGCCAGCGGCGAGCTGTCGCTGCGCCCCGCGCCGGGGCAGGAGGATGGCGCATGA
- a CDS encoding type III pantothenate kinase produces the protein MSVPQLLIDIGNTRLKWAWCEAGAPLPAGAGLPTPWQHGGAVAHADDNALKTLAAGLRALRGSGPMPAVWITNVAGPVIAAAVDAALADAFGGCAPVQWVRSTAAHGNLVNGYREPTQLGVDRWVGAIGAHRWLPHDTLLVVTAGTATTLDIVTVGADGRARFEGGLILPGLALMLGTLARNTAQLPALGVEEVKAVKEAGTVAGAHLRWADNTHDAIAAGCLAAQAGAIERTWRALGERGPTRCLLSGGARSALAGALAVPFEMHDNLVLLGLHAMASAGAWRPSP, from the coding sequence ATGAGCGTGCCGCAGCTGCTGATCGACATCGGCAACACGCGCCTCAAATGGGCGTGGTGCGAAGCCGGCGCGCCGCTGCCGGCGGGGGCGGGCCTGCCCACGCCGTGGCAGCACGGCGGCGCGGTCGCGCATGCCGATGACAATGCGTTGAAGACCCTGGCCGCCGGCCTGCGCGCGCTGCGCGGCAGCGGCCCGATGCCGGCGGTATGGATCACCAACGTCGCCGGCCCGGTGATTGCCGCCGCCGTCGATGCCGCGCTGGCCGACGCCTTCGGCGGCTGCGCGCCGGTGCAGTGGGTGCGCAGCACCGCGGCGCACGGCAACCTGGTCAACGGCTACCGCGAGCCCACGCAGCTGGGTGTCGACCGCTGGGTTGGCGCCATCGGCGCGCACCGCTGGCTGCCGCACGACACGCTGCTGGTGGTGACCGCAGGCACCGCGACCACGCTGGATATCGTGACGGTCGGGGCGGATGGCCGCGCGCGCTTCGAAGGCGGGCTGATCCTGCCCGGGCTGGCGCTGATGCTCGGCACGCTGGCGCGCAATACCGCGCAGCTGCCGGCGCTGGGGGTGGAGGAGGTGAAGGCGGTGAAGGAGGCCGGCACCGTGGCCGGCGCGCACCTGCGTTGGGCCGACAACACCCACGACGCCATCGCCGCCGGCTGCCTGGCGGCGCAGGCGGGCGCGATCGAACGCACCTGGCGCGCGCTGGGCGAACGCGGGCCGACGCGCTGCCTGCTGTCTGGCGGCGCACGCAGCGCGCTGGCCGGCGCGCTCGCGGTGCCCTTCGAGATGCACGATAATCTGGTGCTGCTCGGCCTGCATGCGATGGCGTCGGCCGGGGCCTGGCGGCCATCGCCTTAA
- the rfaE2 gene encoding D-glycero-beta-D-manno-heptose 1-phosphate adenylyltransferase, giving the protein MSVPAFESKLTPADNPAELAARIAALPRPLVFTNGVFDILHRGHATYLAQARALGASLVVGVNSDASVKMLGKGDDRPLNHESDRMALLAALASVDLVAMFREQTPVELIRLVRPDIYVKGGDYDIDTLEETRLVRSWGGQAYAIPFLHDRSTTKLLTKVRQAG; this is encoded by the coding sequence ATGTCCGTACCCGCCTTCGAATCCAAGCTGACTCCCGCCGACAACCCCGCCGAGCTGGCCGCGCGCATCGCCGCGCTGCCGCGCCCGCTGGTGTTCACCAACGGCGTCTTCGATATCCTGCACCGCGGCCATGCCACCTACCTGGCGCAGGCGCGCGCGCTGGGCGCCAGCCTGGTGGTCGGCGTCAACAGCGACGCCTCGGTCAAGATGCTGGGCAAGGGCGACGACCGCCCGCTCAACCATGAATCAGACCGCATGGCGCTGCTGGCCGCGCTGGCATCAGTCGACCTGGTGGCGATGTTCCGCGAGCAGACGCCGGTCGAGCTGATCCGGCTGGTGCGCCCCGACATCTACGTCAAGGGCGGCGACTACGACATCGACACGCTGGAAGAAACCCGGCTGGTGCGCAGCTGGGGCGGCCAGGCCTATGCCATCCCCTTCCTGCACGACCGCTCCACCACCAAGCTGCTGACCAAGGTGCGCCAGGCCGGCTGA
- a CDS encoding ferritin: MLYPELFKSLEAVRWHMDKDIPWDTFDASLLTDDQAKTIRMNAITEWSALPATEMFLRDNRHDSDFSAFMSIWFFEEQKHSLVLMEYLRRFRPDLVPTEEELHAVRFEFDPAPPLETLMLHFCGEIRLNHWYRRAAEWHSEPVIKHIYRTLSQDEARHGGAYLRYMKKYLAQFGDTARAAFAKIGVLMASARRTEKPLHPTNLHVNKALFPNDTVQSRLPDPDWLEKWLDEQIRFDEGWEKKVIERILHNMSLLFERTFESVQDLNRYRKELNARLPGSGGAQPAQA; this comes from the coding sequence ATGCTCTACCCCGAACTGTTCAAATCGTTGGAAGCGGTCCGCTGGCACATGGACAAGGACATCCCCTGGGACACCTTCGACGCCAGCCTGCTGACGGACGACCAGGCCAAGACCATCCGCATGAACGCCATCACGGAATGGTCGGCCCTGCCCGCCACCGAGATGTTCCTGCGCGACAACCGCCACGATTCCGACTTTTCGGCGTTCATGAGCATCTGGTTCTTCGAAGAGCAGAAGCACTCGCTGGTGCTGATGGAGTACCTGCGCCGCTTCCGCCCGGACCTGGTGCCGACCGAGGAAGAGCTGCACGCGGTGCGCTTCGAATTCGACCCGGCGCCGCCGCTGGAAACGCTGATGCTGCATTTTTGCGGCGAGATCCGCCTGAACCACTGGTACCGCCGTGCCGCCGAATGGCACTCGGAACCGGTGATCAAGCATATCTACCGCACCCTGTCGCAGGACGAAGCCCGCCACGGCGGCGCCTACCTGCGCTACATGAAAAAATACCTGGCCCAGTTCGGCGACACCGCGCGCGCCGCGTTCGCCAAGATCGGCGTGCTGATGGCATCGGCGCGCCGCACCGAAAAGCCGCTGCACCCGACCAACCTGCACGTCAACAAGGCGCTGTTCCCCAACGACACCGTGCAGTCGCGCCTGCCCGACCCGGACTGGCTGGAAAAATGGCTGGACGAGCAGATCCGCTTCGACGAAGGCTGGGAAAAGAAGGTCATCGAACGGATCCTGCACAATATGTCGCTGCTGTTCGAGCGCACCTTTGAAAGCGTGCAGGACCTGAACCGCTACCGCAAGGAACTGAACGCCCGCCTGCCCGGCTCCGGCGGCGCCCAGCCGGCACAGGCCTGA
- a CDS encoding patatin-like phospholipase family protein: MHRDPLPGHQPAPYNVPGVPGALGTPNGPNPAATALIMMGGGARAAYQAGVLCGLARIAARHGKAHGGLPFGIIAGTSAGAINGAGLAIHAGDFQAATQSLGALWHGIHADDVYRTDVLRVGVSGARWLSTLALGWATQRRAPRALFDNTPLGSMLGELFDPARVQASLDSGALQAFAVTALSYSTGRHVTFYQSHHRIHPWHRSQRIAVPAPITVDHLLASASIPFLFPSVPLEIDGHHEWFGDGTMRQMSPLSPAIHLGASRILAIGAASRQRSGWFDTVPAGGYPSLAQVGGQALASIFLDGLNADLERLLHINRLLARMPEIAGDREGWRPVQVMTISPSEPIEALAAEHQKQLPRTVRALLAPLGGTEARGAAFASYLLFEPEFTRALMALGERDAQAQAAELAAFLYGVVPGTAPAATPEGALSP; this comes from the coding sequence ATGCATCGCGATCCCCTGCCAGGACACCAGCCTGCCCCGTACAACGTCCCTGGCGTCCCTGGTGCCCTTGGTACCCCTAACGGCCCCAATCCCGCCGCCACCGCGCTGATCATGATGGGCGGCGGCGCGCGCGCCGCCTACCAGGCCGGCGTGCTGTGCGGGCTGGCGCGCATCGCTGCGCGCCACGGCAAGGCGCATGGCGGGCTGCCGTTCGGCATCATCGCCGGCACCTCGGCGGGCGCGATCAACGGTGCCGGGCTGGCCATCCACGCCGGCGATTTCCAGGCCGCCACGCAAAGCCTGGGCGCGCTTTGGCACGGCATCCATGCCGACGACGTGTACCGCACCGACGTGCTGCGCGTGGGCGTGTCGGGCGCGCGCTGGCTGTCGACGCTGGCGCTGGGCTGGGCCACGCAGCGCCGGGCGCCGCGGGCGCTGTTCGACAACACGCCGCTGGGCAGCATGCTGGGCGAGCTGTTCGATCCCGCGCGGGTGCAGGCCAGCCTGGACAGCGGCGCGCTGCAGGCGTTCGCGGTCACCGCGCTGTCCTACAGCACCGGCCGCCACGTCACCTTCTACCAGTCGCACCACCGCATCCATCCGTGGCACCGCAGCCAGCGCATCGCGGTGCCGGCGCCGATCACGGTGGACCATCTGCTGGCCTCCGCATCGATACCGTTCCTGTTCCCGTCGGTTCCGCTCGAGATCGACGGCCATCACGAGTGGTTCGGCGACGGCACCATGCGGCAGATGTCGCCGCTGTCGCCGGCGATCCACCTGGGCGCGTCGCGCATCCTGGCGATCGGCGCGGCCTCGCGCCAGCGCTCGGGCTGGTTCGACACCGTGCCCGCAGGCGGCTACCCGTCGCTGGCACAGGTGGGTGGCCAGGCGCTGGCCAGCATCTTCCTGGACGGGCTCAATGCCGACCTGGAGCGGCTGCTGCATATCAACCGGCTGCTGGCGCGCATGCCCGAGATCGCCGGCGACCGGGAAGGCTGGCGCCCGGTGCAGGTGATGACGATCTCTCCCAGCGAACCGATCGAGGCGCTCGCCGCCGAGCACCAGAAGCAGCTGCCGCGCACCGTGCGCGCGCTGCTGGCGCCGCTGGGCGGTACCGAGGCGCGCGGCGCCGCCTTCGCCAGCTACCTGCTGTTCGAGCCCGAGTTCACGCGGGCGCTGATGGCGCTGGGCGAGCGCGACGCCCAAGCGCAGGCCGCCGAACTGGCCGCGTTCCTGTACGGTGTGGTGCCGGGCACGGCACCCGCCGCCACGCCCGAGGGCGCGCTCTCGCCCTGA
- a CDS encoding PhaM family polyhydroxyalkanoate granule multifunctional regulatory protein — MFGQIPDFTNSFDFMRRLWGGGAGMPGGLMPGLQAMTPPMDLDDIDKRIADLKAVESWLQLNTNLLRTTIQGLEVQRATLVALQTFGNALSPDAMQAAMENVARAANAPSAAPPQRAGAEPEPAPEPSAEAARDAATEAAPEAAPEAAPEAAPNAAVWWDLLQHQFNQIASSAAAASIAPFNMGAFGAGGMPAQPGAAPDTGATPAAKATQGKTAGNGNGARASATAKGGATSTARSGATSAAKSAAKSAAKKPATKTPAARKPAAGKTANATPNGNDAAKNHNGGSGGNGGNE; from the coding sequence ATGTTCGGACAGATTCCCGATTTCACCAACAGCTTCGACTTCATGCGCCGGCTGTGGGGCGGCGGCGCCGGCATGCCCGGGGGCCTGATGCCCGGGCTGCAGGCGATGACGCCGCCGATGGACCTGGATGACATCGACAAGCGCATCGCCGACCTCAAGGCGGTGGAGAGCTGGCTGCAGCTGAACACCAACCTGCTGCGCACCACGATCCAGGGCCTGGAGGTGCAGCGCGCCACGCTGGTGGCGCTGCAGACCTTTGGCAACGCGCTCTCGCCCGACGCCATGCAGGCGGCAATGGAAAACGTGGCGCGTGCCGCCAACGCGCCCAGCGCAGCGCCGCCGCAGCGCGCCGGCGCCGAACCCGAGCCGGCTCCCGAGCCGTCGGCGGAGGCCGCGCGGGATGCGGCTACCGAGGCGGCCCCCGAGGCCGCACCCGAGGCCGCACCCGAGGCCGCACCCAACGCCGCGGTGTGGTGGGACCTGCTGCAGCATCAGTTCAACCAGATCGCCAGCAGCGCCGCCGCGGCCAGCATCGCCCCGTTCAACATGGGCGCCTTCGGCGCCGGTGGCATGCCGGCACAGCCTGGCGCCGCGCCGGACACCGGTGCCACGCCCGCCGCCAAGGCCACGCAAGGCAAGACCGCTGGCAACGGCAATGGTGCCAGGGCGAGCGCTACGGCAAAGGGCGGCGCCACCAGTACGGCCAGGTCCGGTGCCACGTCGGCGGCCAAATCTGCAGCCAAGTCTGCTGCGAAGAAGCCCGCGACAAAGACGCCCGCGGCAAGGAAGCCCGCTGCCGGCAAGACGGCCAATGCCACGCCCAACGGCAACGACGCAGCCAAGAACCACAACGGCGGCAGCGGCGGCAACGGCGGCAACGAATGA
- a CDS encoding enoyl-CoA hydratase/isomerase family protein, whose translation MTAPNDASSTELSERYARYRALTLRRHGPILEIIMGAAQSANQKLATADASMHRELAEIWRDVSADPDIRVALIRGEGKGFSAGGDLALVEDMANDFETRTRVWHEARDLVYNVINCDKPVVSAMHGPAVGAGLVAGLLADISIAAKTARIVDGHTRLGVAAGDHAAIVWPLLCGMAKAKYYLMLCESVSGEEAERIGLVSLAVEEDELVARAFEVANRLAAGSQTAIRWTKYALNNWLRMAGPAFDTSLALEFMGFAGPDVHEGMASLRQKRPPQFR comes from the coding sequence ATGACTGCCCCCAACGACGCGTCTTCCACAGAACTTTCCGAACGCTATGCGCGCTACCGCGCGCTGACGCTGCGCCGCCACGGCCCCATCCTCGAGATCATCATGGGCGCGGCGCAGTCGGCCAACCAGAAGCTGGCCACAGCCGACGCCAGCATGCACCGCGAGCTGGCCGAGATCTGGCGCGACGTCTCCGCCGATCCCGACATCCGCGTGGCGCTGATCCGCGGCGAGGGCAAGGGCTTCTCCGCCGGCGGCGACCTGGCGCTGGTGGAAGACATGGCCAACGATTTCGAGACCCGCACGCGCGTGTGGCACGAAGCGCGCGACCTGGTCTACAACGTCATCAACTGCGACAAGCCGGTGGTCTCGGCGATGCACGGCCCGGCGGTCGGTGCCGGGCTGGTGGCAGGCCTGCTGGCCGATATCTCGATCGCGGCCAAGACCGCGCGCATCGTCGACGGCCACACCCGGCTGGGCGTGGCCGCAGGCGACCATGCCGCGATCGTGTGGCCGCTGCTGTGCGGAATGGCCAAGGCCAAGTACTATCTGATGCTGTGCGAGTCGGTCAGCGGCGAAGAGGCCGAGCGGATCGGCCTGGTCTCGCTGGCAGTGGAAGAGGACGAACTGGTGGCGCGCGCCTTCGAGGTTGCCAACCGGCTGGCGGCGGGGTCGCAGACGGCGATCCGCTGGACCAAGTACGCCCTCAACAACTGGCTGCGCATGGCCGGTCCCGCTTTCGATACCTCGCTGGCGCTCGAATTCATGGGCTTTGCCGGCCCCGACGTGCACGAAGGCATGGCGAGCCTGCGCCAGAAGCGGCCGCCACAGTTCAGGTAA
- a CDS encoding fumarylacetoacetate hydrolase family protein translates to MKLATLKDGSRDGQLAVVSRDLKQAHFATDIAGKLQTVLDDWNFYAPQLQDLYDALNAGRARHPFAFNPRDCMAPLPRAYQWADGSAYVNHVELVRKARGAEMPPEFWTDPLMYQGGSDDFLGPQDDIVCASEAFGIDFEAEVAVITGDVKMGATPEQAGEAIRLLTLVNDISLRNLIPAELGKGFGFFQSKPATAFSPVAVTPDELGEAWRERKVHLPMTVHWNSKKVGQPDCGTDMVFDFGQLIAHICKTRNVRAGSIVGSGTISNVDRKKGYCCIAEKRMLETVDDGKPATEFMKFGDAVKIEMFDAQGHSVFGAIDQLVAAP, encoded by the coding sequence ATGAAACTCGCAACCCTGAAGGACGGTTCGCGCGACGGCCAGCTGGCGGTCGTGTCGCGCGACCTGAAGCAAGCCCACTTCGCCACCGACATTGCCGGCAAGCTGCAGACCGTGCTGGACGACTGGAATTTCTACGCGCCGCAGCTGCAGGACCTGTACGACGCGCTCAACGCCGGCCGCGCGCGCCATCCGTTCGCGTTCAATCCCAGGGACTGCATGGCGCCGCTGCCGCGCGCCTACCAGTGGGCCGATGGCTCGGCCTACGTCAATCACGTCGAGCTGGTGCGCAAGGCGCGCGGCGCCGAAATGCCGCCCGAATTCTGGACCGACCCGCTGATGTACCAGGGCGGATCGGACGACTTCCTCGGCCCGCAGGACGACATCGTGTGCGCCAGCGAAGCCTTCGGCATCGACTTCGAGGCCGAGGTCGCGGTCATCACCGGCGACGTGAAGATGGGCGCCACGCCCGAGCAGGCCGGCGAAGCCATCCGCCTGCTGACGCTTGTCAACGATATCTCGCTGCGCAACCTGATCCCGGCGGAACTGGGCAAGGGCTTCGGCTTCTTCCAGAGCAAGCCGGCCACCGCCTTCTCGCCCGTCGCCGTCACGCCGGACGAACTGGGCGAGGCCTGGCGCGAGCGCAAGGTGCACCTGCCGATGACGGTACACTGGAACAGCAAGAAGGTCGGCCAGCCCGACTGCGGCACCGACATGGTGTTCGACTTCGGCCAGCTGATCGCGCATATCTGCAAGACCCGCAATGTGCGCGCCGGCAGCATCGTCGGTTCGGGCACGATCTCCAACGTCGACCGCAAGAAGGGCTACTGCTGCATCGCCGAGAAGCGCATGCTCGAGACCGTCGACGACGGCAAGCCCGCCACCGAGTTCATGAAGTTCGGCGACGCGGTCAAGATCGAGATGTTCGACGCGCAGGGGCATTCGGTGTTCGGGGCGATCGACCAGCTGGTGGCCGCACCCTGA
- a CDS encoding Bug family tripartite tricarboxylate transporter substrate binding protein, whose translation MRPLRPFLGRRYAHLMLAALAAAGAMFTASAPAHAEAWPAQPLRWVVPYPAGGGTDVVARTVAQAITPGLGKQVVIDNRPGAATIVGADAVAHAKPDGYTVLTADTATLAANPSLYKKLPYNPEKDFVYIGQLARFPLVLVANPRFPARTLKEAIEYAQKNPGKVNFASPGAGSPHHLAMELFMDQARVKMTHVPYKGAAPAVQDLLAGQVDLMFLDLASGQQNVSTGKLRALGVATPRRLAVLPDVPTVAEGGVSNFEAYAWQGMVAPAGTPKAVVTRLNAELVKALKTPEVQKKLEGVGVEAVSSTPEEFAAYARAEAERWGKLIKAKGITVD comes from the coding sequence ATGCGCCCCCTGCGTCCCTTCCTTGGGCGTCGTTATGCCCATCTCATGCTGGCCGCCCTGGCTGCTGCCGGCGCCATGTTCACCGCCAGCGCACCCGCTCACGCCGAAGCGTGGCCCGCACAGCCGCTGCGCTGGGTCGTGCCCTACCCGGCCGGCGGCGGCACCGACGTGGTGGCGCGCACCGTGGCCCAGGCGATCACACCGGGGCTGGGCAAGCAGGTGGTGATCGACAACCGCCCGGGCGCGGCCACCATCGTCGGCGCCGATGCCGTCGCCCACGCCAAGCCCGACGGCTACACCGTGCTGACCGCCGACACCGCCACGCTGGCGGCCAATCCGTCGCTGTACAAGAAGCTGCCGTACAACCCCGAGAAGGACTTCGTCTATATCGGCCAGCTGGCGCGCTTCCCGCTGGTGCTGGTGGCCAACCCCAGGTTCCCGGCACGCACGCTGAAGGAAGCCATCGAGTACGCGCAGAAGAATCCCGGCAAGGTCAATTTCGCCTCGCCCGGCGCCGGCAGCCCGCACCATCTGGCCATGGAGCTGTTCATGGACCAGGCCAGGGTCAAGATGACACACGTGCCGTACAAGGGTGCCGCACCGGCGGTGCAGGACCTGCTGGCCGGCCAGGTCGACCTGATGTTCCTGGACCTGGCCTCGGGCCAGCAGAACGTGAGCACCGGCAAGCTGCGCGCGCTGGGCGTGGCCACGCCCAGGCGCCTGGCGGTGCTGCCCGACGTGCCGACCGTGGCCGAAGGCGGCGTGAGCAACTTCGAGGCCTACGCGTGGCAAGGCATGGTGGCGCCGGCAGGCACGCCCAAGGCGGTGGTCACGCGGCTGAACGCCGAGCTGGTCAAGGCGCTGAAGACGCCCGAGGTGCAGAAGAAGCTGGAGGGTGTCGGCGTCGAGGCGGTGTCGAGCACGCCCGAGGAATTCGCTGCCTACGCGCGCGCCGAAGCCGAGCGCTGGGGCAAGCTGATCAAGGCCAAGGGCATCACGGTCGACTGA